A stretch of the Streptomyces ortus genome encodes the following:
- a CDS encoding LysR family transcriptional regulator produces the protein MNLSRLDLNLVVALRALLEERNVTRAGQRVGLSQPAMSAALARLRRHFGDDLLARVGGHYELTALGQVLLNRTSTAYDVLERLFASQADFDPARESREFKVMASDYAVAVFGTELARVVHEEAPGVRLRFTQTSPTVVDDTATLLSAIDGLLMPHGVISDFPATDLYDDRWVFLVSADHPEIGDRLTREDLARLPWVTYQRTYDAPAVRQLGMLGIEPRVEVSVDSFQLLPLLVAGTRRIALVQGRLARLLAPIAAVRVLEPPYEAVPLREALWWHPVHTHDAAHSWLRETSARVGARLAANGAE, from the coding sequence GTGAATCTCAGTCGCCTGGACCTCAACCTCGTCGTCGCCCTGAGAGCGCTCCTCGAAGAGCGCAACGTGACGCGCGCCGGGCAGCGCGTCGGCCTCAGTCAGCCCGCCATGAGTGCCGCCCTGGCCCGGCTGCGGCGCCACTTCGGCGACGACCTGCTCGCCCGCGTCGGCGGCCACTACGAGCTCACGGCGCTCGGTCAGGTCCTCCTCAACCGCACCTCCACCGCCTACGACGTACTGGAACGGCTGTTCGCCAGTCAGGCCGACTTCGATCCGGCCAGGGAGAGCCGCGAGTTCAAGGTGATGGCGTCCGACTACGCGGTGGCCGTCTTCGGTACCGAACTCGCCCGTGTCGTGCACGAGGAGGCCCCCGGTGTCCGGCTGCGCTTCACCCAGACCTCACCGACCGTCGTCGACGACACCGCCACCCTGCTCAGCGCCATCGACGGCCTGCTCATGCCGCACGGCGTCATCAGCGATTTCCCCGCCACCGACCTGTACGACGACCGGTGGGTCTTCCTCGTCTCGGCCGACCATCCGGAGATCGGCGACCGGCTCACCCGCGAAGACCTCGCCCGGCTGCCGTGGGTGACCTACCAGCGCACGTACGACGCTCCGGCCGTGCGCCAACTCGGCATGCTCGGCATCGAGCCGCGCGTGGAGGTGTCCGTCGACAGCTTCCAACTGCTCCCGCTGCTGGTCGCGGGTACCCGCCGTATCGCGCTGGTCCAGGGACGCCTGGCGCGGCTGCTCGCCCCGATCGCCGCCGTCCGCGTACTGGAGCCGCCCTACGAGGCGGTGCCTCTGCGTGAGGCCCTGTGGTGGCATCCCGTGCACACGCACGACGCGGCCCACAGCTGGCTGCGCGAGACCAGCGCGCGCGTCGGCGCGCGACTGGCGGCGAACGGGGCCGAGTGA
- a CDS encoding fumarylacetoacetate hydrolase family protein, whose protein sequence is MSVKPNSASALFAGPFALATLSDTDGPVFPALVTPDARVLGLRAVLDDERLDVRRLLGNWEAVLPRLRTLAGDGDLAWRPLAGLRVHAPVEPRQVFQSGANYRQHVIDLHVAHRAPDDERPEAERRAEAAEIMDRRAAEDLPYVFIGLPSAITGPYDDVTLPAWAEQPDWELELAAVIGRPAHRVTVDEALEYVAGYTIANDLTDRATVFRRDMPAIGTDWLRSKNAPGFTPLGPWIVPTESIARPDDLRLTLKLNGETMQDESTKDMIFDVARMVSYASHTARLLPGDLVLTGSPAGNGMHWGRLLRDGDVMEGSVTGLGAQRTRCVAEAVAEASS, encoded by the coding sequence ATGTCCGTGAAACCAAACTCCGCGTCCGCGCTCTTCGCCGGACCGTTCGCCCTGGCGACCCTGTCCGACACGGACGGGCCGGTCTTTCCCGCTCTGGTCACTCCGGATGCCCGGGTGCTCGGCCTGCGAGCCGTCCTCGACGACGAACGGCTCGACGTACGGCGGCTGTTGGGGAACTGGGAGGCCGTCCTGCCGCGGCTGCGCACGCTGGCGGGCGACGGCGACCTGGCGTGGAGGCCGCTCGCCGGCCTCCGGGTACACGCTCCGGTCGAGCCGCGCCAGGTGTTCCAGTCGGGCGCGAACTACCGGCAGCACGTGATCGACCTGCACGTGGCGCACCGCGCGCCGGACGACGAGCGGCCGGAGGCGGAGCGGCGGGCGGAGGCGGCGGAGATCATGGACCGGCGGGCGGCGGAGGACCTGCCGTACGTGTTCATCGGGCTGCCGAGTGCGATCACCGGGCCCTACGACGACGTCACGCTGCCGGCCTGGGCCGAGCAGCCCGACTGGGAGCTTGAGCTGGCCGCGGTCATCGGCCGACCGGCCCACCGGGTGACGGTGGACGAGGCCCTGGAGTACGTGGCCGGGTACACGATCGCCAACGATCTCACCGACCGTGCCACCGTGTTCCGCCGGGACATGCCGGCCATCGGCACCGACTGGCTGCGCAGCAAGAACGCTCCCGGCTTCACCCCGCTCGGTCCCTGGATCGTGCCCACCGAGTCGATCGCACGCCCGGACGACCTGCGGCTGACCTTGAAGCTGAACGGCGAGACGATGCAGGACGAGTCCACGAAAGACATGATCTTCGACGTGGCGCGCATGGTCTCCTACGCCTCACACACCGCCCGGCTCCTGCCCGGTGACCTGGTGCTGACCGGCAGCCCCGCGGGCAACGGCATGCACTGGGGCCGACTGCTGCGCGACGGAGACGTGATGGAGGGCTCGGTCACCGGGCTCGGTGCGCAGCGCACGCGGTGTGTGGCGGAGGCCGTGGCGGAGGCCTCGTCATGA
- a CDS encoding fatty acid desaturase family protein, which yields MTAIDPTAHLTAEQIEELGRELDAIRDEVIASRGESDAAYIRKVISAQRKLELVSRGVLLFSIFPPAWLLGTAGLSVAKIMDNMEIGHNILHGQWDWMRDPKIHSTTWEWDHVSPSEQWKHSHNELHHTYTNVIGKDNDLGYGIMRVDEDQKWHPFHLGQPLWNFLNACFFEYGIAAYDLELGKNLHKRRRNNPEFRARARAVGRKIRKQVLKDYVIHPLLSGPSFLSTLAATFTANLVRNLWTHSVIMCGHFPEGVQVFERRSIKGETRGQWYLRQMMGSANISGSKAMHFMTGNLSHQIEHHLFPDLPSNRYAEVAVKVRALFEKYELEYITGPLPKQVFSAWHKVFRLSLPNKKPAVRTPDREQELAAA from the coding sequence TTGACCGCCATCGACCCCACCGCCCACCTGACCGCGGAGCAGATCGAGGAGCTAGGGCGCGAGCTGGACGCGATCCGCGACGAGGTGATCGCGAGCCGCGGCGAGAGCGACGCCGCCTACATCCGCAAGGTCATCTCGGCGCAGCGCAAGCTCGAACTGGTCAGCAGGGGCGTGCTCCTGTTCTCGATCTTCCCGCCCGCGTGGCTGCTCGGCACCGCCGGCCTGTCCGTGGCAAAGATCATGGACAACATGGAGATCGGCCACAACATCCTGCACGGCCAGTGGGACTGGATGCGGGACCCGAAGATCCACTCCACCACCTGGGAGTGGGACCACGTCTCGCCGTCCGAGCAGTGGAAGCACTCGCACAACGAGCTGCACCACACGTACACCAACGTGATCGGCAAGGACAACGACCTCGGCTACGGCATCATGCGCGTCGACGAGGACCAGAAGTGGCATCCGTTCCACCTCGGCCAGCCGCTGTGGAACTTCCTCAACGCCTGCTTCTTCGAGTACGGCATCGCGGCGTACGACCTGGAGCTCGGCAAGAACCTGCACAAGCGCCGCCGCAACAACCCGGAGTTCCGCGCACGGGCCAGGGCCGTGGGCCGCAAGATCCGCAAGCAGGTGCTCAAGGACTACGTGATCCACCCGTTGCTGTCGGGCCCGTCGTTCCTGTCCACGCTCGCCGCCACGTTCACCGCGAACCTGGTCCGCAACCTCTGGACCCACTCGGTGATCATGTGCGGGCACTTCCCCGAGGGCGTACAGGTCTTCGAGCGCCGGTCGATCAAGGGCGAGACGCGCGGCCAGTGGTACCTGCGCCAGATGATGGGCTCGGCGAACATCAGCGGCAGCAAGGCCATGCACTTCATGACCGGCAACCTGTCGCACCAGATCGAGCACCACCTCTTCCCGGACCTGCCGAGCAACCGGTACGCCGAGGTCGCCGTGAAGGTGCGCGCGCTGTTCGAGAAGTACGAGCTGGAGTACATCACCGGGCCGCTGCCCAAGCAGGTGTTCTCCGCCTGGCACAAGGTCTTCCGGCTCTCTCTGCCGAACAAGAAGCCCGCGGTCAGGACGCCGGACCGCGAGCAGGAGCTCGCCGCGGCCTGA